One region of Ferrimicrobium sp. genomic DNA includes:
- a CDS encoding UPF0182 family protein, which translates to MRVPQDITRNRRGPSRAQLILIGVVVLLIVVLFSLKGIAVFYTDFLWFSNYHLDEIWKGVLLAKVELWIVFAAIFAVACYVSLTIANHHLPAITPQDDDLIQRYRATNEQHPKIAKIAITVVATLIVASQAPSEWKNWLLFRNYVPFPTKDPQFHLNAGFFVFRLPFIQFLISWSFLAVAVTFVLTIAVAYLNGSLRLQGRGTRATAHLKAHMSVLLAVMALIKAVGYYFQRYQLDMSTRGYVEGASYTDVHAQLPAINLLIFISVVACGLFVFNIYRQGWVLPVLALGLWAFISIVLGAIYPALIEKFEVAPAQEQKEAPYIERNIIATRYAMGLNSISAAPYEAATNTSSSVALTNDNALQSIILWGSTQPLQTFDKLQDIRSYYQFNSLSIETYKVHGVTTPVLVGVRQINSNNLPAQSWVNEHLQFTHGYGAALAEANTVSNGGNPIFDIGNLPPVSKGGVPVLQQPQVYYGEDMSGYVIANTKQPEIDYQLRSGASVETHYHSTGGVQLTSIIKRAAFALRFGDINILDSSLVTPQSRIMFERGIVTRAQMAMPFLKYGSHPYPVIANGRVYWVLNGYTTSPNYPYAQAANTSAVPSGSQLANGNYNYIRNSVKVVIDAYSGSMHFYVSDPSDPMIQAYEKAFPHVFQPLSSMNPAIEEHLRYPSDLLSVQAQMYGLYHVTSASNFYSAGNAWEVSASPAIGQIPSGTSGGFASLSSTSNSPMLPVYEMMQLPGSKSTNLSLVEAYVPYSPSGSTQNLTGFLVGQSSPSNPYQLTTLITPNGEQIDGPNQITSRMTSQTAVSQELTLLDQHGSNVDFGSTSAIPLGQNLLWVTPLYVSSTSNPIPEIKEIVAAYGTNIAISPTVAGDLQQIFGVIPNGAEGSQKAATSVPSTVVSSQASSIIAKAQALYTKAQAALKSGNLSQYQQDINQIGALLNEISTKVKASTAKK; encoded by the coding sequence ATGCGCGTTCCACAAGATATCACCCGTAACCGACGGGGGCCGTCGCGGGCACAGCTCATTCTGATCGGGGTTGTCGTACTCCTGATTGTCGTTCTGTTTTCGCTCAAGGGCATTGCTGTCTTCTATACCGACTTCCTCTGGTTTTCGAACTACCATCTCGACGAAATCTGGAAGGGTGTTCTTCTTGCCAAGGTAGAGCTCTGGATCGTCTTTGCAGCGATCTTCGCCGTCGCTTGTTACGTCTCCTTGACCATTGCAAACCATCATCTCCCAGCGATCACCCCCCAAGACGATGATCTCATTCAGCGTTACCGCGCCACGAATGAACAACACCCCAAAATCGCCAAGATCGCCATCACGGTTGTCGCCACGCTCATCGTCGCCTCACAGGCACCAAGCGAGTGGAAAAACTGGCTACTCTTTCGCAACTACGTACCTTTCCCAACGAAGGACCCGCAGTTCCATCTGAACGCCGGCTTCTTCGTCTTCCGCCTACCCTTCATCCAGTTCCTCATCTCATGGAGCTTCCTCGCTGTTGCTGTCACCTTCGTCCTCACGATTGCCGTGGCCTATCTCAATGGTTCCCTGCGACTCCAGGGACGGGGCACTCGTGCTACCGCCCACCTCAAGGCTCATATGTCGGTCCTACTCGCGGTTATGGCGCTCATCAAGGCCGTTGGCTACTACTTTCAGCGCTACCAACTTGACATGTCAACACGAGGATACGTCGAGGGGGCAAGCTACACCGATGTCCATGCACAGCTCCCTGCCATCAACCTGCTAATCTTCATCTCCGTTGTCGCCTGCGGCTTATTTGTCTTCAATATCTACCGACAGGGTTGGGTACTTCCCGTCCTGGCACTCGGGCTATGGGCCTTCATCTCGATTGTGCTCGGCGCCATCTATCCCGCCTTGATTGAGAAGTTCGAGGTGGCACCGGCGCAGGAGCAAAAAGAGGCGCCCTACATTGAGCGTAATATCATCGCGACGCGCTATGCAATGGGTCTGAACTCGATCTCGGCCGCTCCCTACGAAGCTGCAACCAATACGTCCTCTTCCGTAGCTCTCACCAATGACAACGCGCTTCAGTCAATCATCCTCTGGGGCTCTACCCAACCATTACAGACCTTCGACAAGCTGCAAGATATCCGGTCCTACTATCAATTCAACTCCTTGTCGATTGAGACCTATAAGGTGCACGGGGTCACCACTCCCGTGCTCGTCGGTGTGCGTCAAATCAACTCCAACAACTTGCCCGCTCAATCCTGGGTTAACGAACACCTTCAATTCACCCACGGATACGGTGCCGCTCTCGCTGAAGCCAACACCGTCTCTAACGGAGGTAACCCGATCTTCGACATCGGCAACCTACCCCCTGTCTCCAAGGGTGGGGTGCCGGTGCTCCAACAGCCCCAGGTCTACTACGGCGAAGATATGAGCGGCTATGTCATCGCCAACACCAAGCAGCCAGAGATCGACTACCAGCTCCGATCGGGTGCCTCAGTGGAGACGCATTATCATTCAACGGGCGGTGTGCAACTCACGTCGATCATCAAACGAGCCGCCTTCGCGCTGCGCTTTGGCGACATCAACATCTTGGACTCCTCTCTTGTTACCCCCCAATCGCGCATTATGTTCGAACGGGGCATCGTTACGCGTGCACAGATGGCCATGCCGTTCCTCAAGTACGGATCCCACCCGTACCCAGTGATCGCTAACGGACGGGTCTATTGGGTACTCAATGGCTACACTACGAGTCCGAACTACCCGTACGCTCAGGCCGCCAACACCAGCGCCGTCCCCTCGGGCAGTCAACTCGCCAACGGCAACTACAACTACATCCGGAACTCCGTCAAAGTGGTCATCGATGCCTACTCCGGCTCAATGCACTTCTACGTATCCGATCCATCCGACCCAATGATCCAGGCCTACGAGAAGGCTTTCCCTCACGTCTTCCAGCCACTGTCCTCAATGAATCCGGCGATAGAAGAGCATCTCCGCTACCCAAGCGATCTGTTATCAGTGCAGGCGCAAATGTACGGGCTCTATCACGTCACCAGTGCCTCGAACTTCTACTCAGCGGGTAATGCATGGGAGGTCTCAGCGAGCCCAGCGATCGGCCAAATCCCTTCAGGAACCAGTGGTGGCTTTGCCTCGCTCTCAAGCACAAGCAACTCCCCGATGTTGCCGGTCTACGAGATGATGCAGCTTCCAGGGTCCAAGTCGACCAATCTCAGCCTTGTGGAAGCCTACGTCCCTTACTCCCCATCAGGCTCGACCCAGAACCTCACCGGCTTCTTGGTCGGCCAATCGTCTCCCTCTAATCCCTATCAACTCACCACGCTGATCACGCCGAACGGCGAGCAGATTGATGGTCCCAACCAGATCACCTCTCGCATGACATCACAGACAGCGGTATCACAGGAACTCACCCTTCTCGATCAACACGGATCCAACGTTGACTTCGGATCGACCTCTGCCATACCGCTTGGACAAAATCTCCTTTGGGTCACGCCTCTCTACGTCTCAAGTACCTCCAACCCAATTCCTGAAATCAAAGAGATCGTCGCCGCCTACGGAACCAACATCGCCATCAGCCCAACGGTCGCTGGCGACCTTCAGCAGATCTTTGGGGTAATTCCAAATGGGGCCGAAGGAAGTCAAAAGGCCGCAACCTCCGTTCCGAGCACGGTTGTCTCATCACAGGCCTCGAGTATCATCGCGAAAGCCCAGGCTCTTTATACCAAGGCACAGGCTGCACTCAAGTCCGGGAACCTCTCGCAGTACCAGCAGGACATCAACCAAATTGGCGCGCTGCTCAACGAGATTTCTACCAAGGTTAAGGCTTCCACGGCTAAGAAGTAG
- a CDS encoding helix-turn-helix transcriptional regulator, whose protein sequence is MERTSLAPSTAGATPLYELKAEFFKAMGHPIRIRVLELLSGGPLSVSDLNAQIGANAPHLSQQLNVLKRAGLISSERSEKYVVYSLAFPELIELLAVARRILIDVLAQRSDLLIDLQASYPLPNRPNVLQPPSA, encoded by the coding sequence ATGGAACGAACATCTCTCGCCCCTTCGACAGCGGGCGCGACGCCTCTCTACGAGCTCAAAGCGGAGTTTTTCAAGGCGATGGGCCATCCCATCCGCATCAGAGTCTTGGAGCTGCTCTCGGGGGGACCGCTCAGCGTCAGTGATCTCAATGCCCAGATTGGGGCGAACGCACCCCACCTCTCACAACAGCTCAACGTGCTCAAACGTGCAGGGCTTATCAGCTCTGAGCGGAGCGAAAAATACGTCGTCTATTCACTCGCGTTCCCAGAGCTCATCGAATTGCTCGCCGTTGCCAGGCGTATTCTGATCGACGTTCTTGCCCAGCGCAGCGATCTCCTGATCGACCTCCAAGCCTCGTACCCACTACCAAATCGCCCAAACGTCCTACAACCCCCCAGCGCATAG
- a CDS encoding MarR family winged helix-turn-helix transcriptional regulator produces MANEVTDPQHESAGAWAKKYYLASRLVMESVLRPHDLGPTQWYVLYHLATVGEIPQRDLAALLQVERATLTGVVAALVRKGLLVQEPSRTDQRQKMLRLTPAGAALWPKLPDPIALILGTAFDGIAASEVETTVHVLRTATGKLHDLLSKGTP; encoded by the coding sequence GTGGCTAACGAAGTAACGGACCCTCAGCACGAGTCGGCCGGGGCGTGGGCGAAGAAGTATTATCTTGCATCGCGGCTGGTGATGGAATCTGTGCTGCGCCCCCACGATCTCGGCCCCACACAGTGGTACGTGCTCTACCACCTTGCAACGGTGGGCGAGATCCCACAGCGTGACCTCGCAGCCCTGCTCCAGGTTGAACGAGCAACCCTCACCGGCGTGGTCGCCGCCTTGGTCCGCAAAGGATTGCTCGTACAGGAGCCGAGCCGCACCGATCAGCGACAGAAGATGTTGAGGCTTACTCCGGCCGGTGCCGCGTTGTGGCCAAAGCTGCCCGACCCGATAGCCCTGATTCTGGGGACCGCGTTTGATGGCATCGCAGCGTCTGAGGTGGAAACCACTGTCCACGTTCTTCGTACCGCCACTGGCAAGCTCCATGACCTTCTATCGAAAGGAACACCATGA
- a CDS encoding cation diffusion facilitator family transporter, protein MAQAHDHHAFTATAGSRHRGRLKFVLGISLTVLAAEVIGGLLGHSLALLADAGHVATDVAGIGLSLLGIWFGRRPSNDARTFGYQRAEIFAAVINAVLLFGVGIFIIVEAILRLIHPEVASAGIMTIFGVVALVGNGISLAILRPGQGESLNIRGAFLETLSDLLGAIAVLIAAALIAAAGFERADALASLLIGILIVPRTMKLLRETVDVLLEATPRDINMAEIREHIQSTPGVLAVHDLHVWTITSGNPVLSAHVVIEDIVFDRGGAATILDELGECLSGHFDVEHCTFQLEPARHQLHEQTTHQ, encoded by the coding sequence GTGGCACAAGCACACGACCATCACGCCTTCACCGCAACGGCTGGTAGCCGTCATCGGGGTCGACTCAAGTTCGTACTTGGGATCAGCCTGACGGTACTGGCCGCAGAGGTCATCGGTGGGTTGTTGGGCCATTCACTCGCTCTCCTCGCTGATGCTGGCCATGTGGCGACGGATGTCGCTGGCATTGGTCTCTCACTCCTCGGTATCTGGTTTGGTCGTCGACCTTCGAATGATGCGCGAACTTTTGGCTACCAACGAGCGGAAATATTCGCGGCAGTGATCAATGCCGTCTTACTCTTTGGAGTCGGGATTTTCATTATCGTTGAGGCAATCTTGCGTCTGATCCACCCGGAAGTGGCATCTGCGGGCATCATGACCATCTTTGGTGTGGTAGCACTGGTTGGCAATGGGATAAGTTTGGCGATCCTGCGTCCCGGCCAAGGAGAAAGCTTGAATATACGGGGGGCCTTTCTCGAGACCCTCTCTGACCTGCTTGGAGCGATTGCGGTGTTGATCGCGGCGGCCTTGATCGCGGCGGCCGGGTTTGAACGAGCCGACGCGCTTGCCTCGCTCCTGATCGGAATCCTCATTGTGCCGAGAACGATGAAGTTGTTGCGTGAAACGGTGGATGTGCTCTTGGAGGCGACGCCAAGAGATATCAACATGGCTGAGATACGAGAACATATCCAGTCAACACCAGGAGTGTTGGCGGTCCACGATCTTCATGTCTGGACGATTACGAGCGGCAATCCGGTGCTTTCTGCGCATGTCGTGATCGAAGATATCGTCTTCGATCGTGGTGGAGCGGCGACGATACTAGATGAACTTGGGGAGTGTCTCTCTGGGCATTTTGATGTCGAACATTGCACCTTTCAACTTGAGCCTGCACGGCATCAGTTGCACGAACAGACGACTCACCAATGA
- a CDS encoding PDZ domain-containing protein encodes MSHARWNLLRTTAILWGSLLLAASLIWLDFGTVSEVAIGPGGLVNLSQAVGLDHHHPRHLALFDAQLSVTTLTPLQLVIDHLNPNLEFITPLRNQKTPLDDAASSNLQAVLSAGVAAYRYLGLPITDTHGLIVRDILPHSPAQGVIRLGDLITAVNGLRVSNLLNFETALTSKPHSPTVTLVLERQQVGAPAPRRSQVRVPFNEGKLGIVIAAGSLYELPNALRLEIPRALDGSEGLAEALAIIDSVRHLHLNYPLAVGLIGVVKPDGAIQPVFGIAQRVAAMRAGHLRYVLVPSVQRQSAQRASHGTIDVIGVTFLSQAVREVERLGRAITPKEVVR; translated from the coding sequence GTGAGCCACGCTCGATGGAATCTACTTCGCACCACCGCAATCCTGTGGGGCAGCCTGCTCCTCGCCGCTAGCTTGATCTGGCTTGACTTTGGTACGGTATCTGAGGTCGCCATCGGCCCAGGGGGTCTCGTCAATCTATCCCAAGCTGTTGGTTTGGATCATCACCATCCCCGTCATCTAGCCCTGTTCGATGCACAGCTTTCCGTCACTACGCTCACCCCACTCCAGCTTGTCATCGATCACCTCAATCCCAATCTGGAGTTCATCACTCCCCTGCGCAATCAAAAGACACCCTTAGACGACGCCGCCTCTAGCAACCTCCAGGCGGTGCTATCCGCTGGAGTCGCGGCCTACCGGTATCTCGGGCTACCGATTACCGACACTCACGGGCTCATCGTCCGCGACATCCTCCCACATTCTCCAGCTCAGGGCGTCATTCGCCTTGGTGACCTCATCACCGCCGTCAACGGACTGAGGGTCTCGAATCTATTGAACTTTGAGACAGCATTGACCTCGAAACCGCATAGTCCGACTGTTACACTTGTGCTCGAACGCCAACAAGTGGGCGCCCCAGCACCCAGGCGCAGCCAAGTGCGGGTGCCCTTTAACGAAGGGAAGTTGGGGATTGTCATTGCCGCTGGCAGCCTCTACGAGCTCCCAAACGCACTCCGGTTAGAAATCCCTCGGGCGCTCGACGGTAGTGAAGGACTCGCAGAAGCTCTCGCGATCATCGATAGCGTCCGCCATCTCCACCTCAACTACCCTCTTGCCGTGGGTCTCATTGGCGTCGTCAAACCTGACGGAGCAATACAGCCAGTGTTTGGGATCGCACAAAGAGTCGCGGCCATGCGGGCTGGGCATCTACGCTATGTACTTGTGCCATCAGTACAGCGCCAGAGTGCCCAGCGGGCTTCACACGGAACGATCGACGTGATCGGTGTAACCTTTCTCTCTCAGGCGGTACGAGAGGTTGAGCGGCTCGGAAGGGCAATCACTCCAAAGGAAGTAGTCCGATAG
- a CDS encoding helix-turn-helix domain-containing protein gives MCGSKREIKRGVLELRVFLEKDPVTGKYKVHSKTFHGSAQAADEPLRDLIDQQAPLRLRWDRSDLRSAPRVRPLFRLTVTVEEAAVVLGISRATAYDAVNRGEIPCIRIGRRILVPVVALNRLLESAGPDESGDT, from the coding sequence GTGTGTGGATCGAAACGTGAGATCAAGCGAGGCGTCTTGGAGCTGCGGGTCTTCCTCGAGAAGGACCCAGTCACCGGGAAGTACAAGGTGCACTCGAAGACATTCCACGGCTCGGCACAAGCAGCAGACGAACCACTCCGAGACCTCATCGACCAGCAAGCCCCCCTCCGGCTCAGATGGGATCGGAGCGACCTTCGGTCAGCTCCCCGAGTGAGGCCATTATTCCGCCTGACTGTCACCGTCGAAGAGGCGGCGGTCGTCCTTGGTATCTCTCGTGCCACCGCCTACGACGCCGTGAACCGTGGCGAGATTCCCTGCATCCGGATTGGGCGACGCATCCTCGTGCCTGTGGTTGCCCTCAACCGACTCCTGGAGAGCGCCGGACCGGACGAATCGGGCGACACTTAA
- a CDS encoding Fic family protein translates to MDGNGRTGRALIHLILRRRGLALRTLPPVSLVLATWARDYIDGLTLFRYVGSPTSPAAIDGLNTWIGRFASACTRSVADASTYERRAAELEVEWRERLGSVRANSGTDVLLRVLPGAPILTADSAATLLGRTYKPAAAAIQRLVDAGILRQVNIGRRNKAFEAPEVIAAFTALERQLASPEGDTRTSEPVRTVPRHRGIAVT, encoded by the coding sequence GTGGACGGAAACGGAAGAACAGGTCGAGCCCTGATCCATCTCATCCTTCGACGTCGGGGACTCGCTCTCCGAACGCTTCCTCCCGTGTCCCTGGTGCTCGCTACGTGGGCGAGGGATTACATCGACGGGTTGACCCTGTTCCGCTACGTCGGATCACCAACGTCCCCTGCCGCCATCGACGGGCTCAACACGTGGATTGGGCGCTTCGCAAGTGCTTGCACGAGGTCCGTCGCTGACGCCAGCACGTACGAACGACGAGCGGCTGAGCTAGAAGTGGAGTGGCGTGAACGACTGGGATCTGTCCGTGCCAACTCCGGAACGGACGTTCTCCTCCGGGTACTTCCCGGTGCGCCAATCCTGACTGCGGACAGTGCCGCAACGCTCCTCGGACGTACCTACAAACCAGCAGCGGCAGCGATCCAACGTCTCGTCGATGCCGGGATTCTCCGACAGGTGAACATCGGGCGGCGCAACAAGGCATTCGAGGCGCCAGAGGTCATCGCCGCCTTCACTGCACTGGAGCGCCAGCTCGCTAGTCCCGAGGGCGACACTCGCACGAGTGAGCCCGTGCGTACTGTGCCTCGACACAGGGGGATCGCAGTAACATGA
- a CDS encoding Fic/DOC family N-terminal domain-containing protein — MSTVLKRRWRSDVGGTGLPRKDSRSCEYEAYVPDHLMGRRFFLEGEVAADVADAEAAIVRLNIEANARVDTEALARILLRAEAVASSRIEGLEVGARRLLHAEVVRGMHQAAADVTAAEVLNNIDAMVFAVESIDAGDPITVDILLDMHRRLLAGTRLEQYGGIARDQQNWIGGSANNPCAAVFVPPSP; from the coding sequence ATGTCTACGGTTCTGAAGCGGCGCTGGAGGAGCGATGTCGGCGGCACCGGGCTACCTCGCAAGGACAGTCGGTCATGCGAATACGAGGCGTATGTCCCAGATCATCTCATGGGAAGGCGGTTTTTCCTAGAGGGTGAAGTCGCTGCCGATGTTGCAGATGCCGAGGCGGCGATCGTTCGTCTGAACATCGAAGCGAACGCTCGTGTTGACACTGAGGCGCTCGCTCGAATCCTCCTTCGTGCCGAAGCCGTGGCCTCATCACGGATTGAAGGACTGGAGGTCGGAGCACGACGTCTGCTCCATGCCGAGGTCGTTCGAGGAATGCACCAGGCGGCAGCCGACGTCACGGCAGCCGAGGTCCTCAATAACATCGACGCCATGGTATTTGCGGTCGAGAGCATCGATGCCGGGGATCCCATCACCGTGGACATCCTCCTCGACATGCACCGTCGTCTCCTTGCTGGCACACGACTTGAACAGTACGGAGGTATCGCCAGAGACCAACAAAACTGGATTGGTGGAAGCGCCAACAACCCCTGCGCTGCCGTCTTCGTCCCCCCCTCCCCCTGA
- a CDS encoding NAD(P)-dependent oxidoreductase translates to MTILITGATGLVGSRLIPRLVDAGYNCRALVRPGGPLPDGVTSVAGDLLDPTTLPEAVEGISAVIHLAAVLRTPDPEQIRRVNVDGTHNLITAVRTHAPEARIIMASTNLVYDEHLPWPAREDDPVDPPRPYPASKVIAEQELRRSGLTWSILRFAFVYGDGDGHLQSAPGLLGSWGWHPAATLSLIHHRDIATAMQLALTGVLDRRIVNLADDAPTSVYEIARIVGTDYPTSAQPLENPWNGHVDGTLARSLGFAPMVRSVYQAADEESL, encoded by the coding sequence ATGACCATTCTTATCACCGGTGCAACCGGATTGGTCGGCTCTCGCCTCATTCCACGCCTGGTCGACGCGGGGTACAACTGTCGTGCACTCGTGCGACCCGGTGGGCCCCTCCCCGACGGTGTCACGTCGGTCGCCGGAGACCTCCTGGATCCGACTACCCTCCCGGAAGCCGTGGAGGGAATCTCCGCCGTGATCCACCTAGCAGCCGTTCTGCGGACCCCAGATCCGGAGCAGATACGGCGAGTCAACGTCGACGGCACCCACAACCTCATCACAGCGGTCCGGACCCATGCCCCCGAGGCACGAATAATCATGGCTAGCACCAATCTCGTCTACGACGAACATCTGCCTTGGCCAGCGCGCGAAGACGATCCTGTTGACCCGCCCCGCCCCTACCCGGCCAGCAAGGTCATCGCCGAGCAGGAACTTCGGCGCAGCGGCCTGACGTGGAGCATCCTGCGGTTCGCTTTCGTCTACGGCGACGGCGACGGCCATCTGCAATCGGCGCCCGGACTCTTGGGGTCATGGGGATGGCATCCCGCCGCCACGTTGAGTTTGATCCACCATCGTGACATCGCTACCGCCATGCAACTCGCCCTCACCGGAGTTCTCGATCGGCGGATCGTCAACCTCGCGGACGATGCTCCCACCTCGGTATACGAGATCGCCCGCATCGTCGGCACCGACTACCCCACATCGGCTCAGCCCCTTGAAAACCCCTGGAACGGACACGTCGATGGAACCCTCGCCAGAAGTCTCGGCTTCGCTCCTATGGTGCGTAGCGTTTACCAAGCTGCCGACGAGGAGTCTCTCTAG
- a CDS encoding NADH-quinone oxidoreductase subunit B family protein — translation MLKQLLRTIIHAGRVSETEPPSEQTSEQPAFPSGSVHLRHLDVGSCNGCELEINACFSSIYDIEQYGISMAASPRHCDGVLITGVVTKNLVGPLHQTIAAVPAPKRLIAIGDCAINGGPFLASYAVEGSPADLVPIDLKVPGCPPDPAAIVAALRELSGR, via the coding sequence ATGCTCAAACAACTCCTTCGCACCATCATCCATGCGGGAAGGGTCAGCGAGACTGAGCCCCCCTCAGAGCAGACCTCGGAACAGCCAGCTTTCCCTTCTGGCTCCGTGCATCTACGTCATCTCGATGTGGGGTCCTGCAACGGCTGTGAACTCGAAATCAACGCCTGCTTCTCGTCGATCTATGACATCGAACAGTACGGTATCTCCATGGCGGCCTCGCCACGTCACTGCGATGGCGTTCTCATCACAGGAGTCGTCACCAAGAACCTGGTGGGTCCGCTCCATCAAACCATCGCGGCCGTCCCTGCCCCTAAGCGCCTCATCGCCATCGGGGACTGCGCCATCAACGGAGGTCCCTTCCTTGCTAGCTATGCCGTCGAGGGAAGCCCGGCCGATCTCGTCCCTATCGATCTAAAGGTTCCCGGCTGTCCACCTGATCCAGCTGCGATCGTCGCAGCATTGCGAGAACTGAGTGGCAGATGA
- a CDS encoding proton-conducting transporter membrane subunit, with the protein MTDQRLRSYRWWLVGCSAITLAVALAGGLLSVASLMGHIFVLNTTELLPIAGLHLRLGVLSALFDLLTSFVAITVAAYMGTYFSRHQVPRLTLVLMPTFLAAMLLVPMAATYFDFWFFWETMALTSAALVLAHYSDSSTRVAGLYYIAYTQVGFALILAATATLSVNSTSAFLDGPTAQLLPLSNLVFILSLLGFASKAGLLPLNSWLPLAHPAAPTPVSTLMSASMVNLGIYGIVRIDLITPGQSWWGILMMIIGLASATYGALHALVSSDIKRLLAFSTSENLGIIITALGAYELLRATHFVVLAELAIAAAILHLIGHALFKSLAFISSGRLIDDAGTRDIDHMGAMIHRSPLASAGFGVASLGATGLPLGAGFIGEWLLLQALIHTPSTAPILLRVVMPIALALLALTVGLKVAAMTKSFGIGVLSRQRTPHVNTVQRRRVAVVLDTIVISLLISANLVFGTLPNLVDPLYQRVATLLLPQGVPTHIGLFVTLAPLRGGISPLAILVEVACFTIAVGILVEGRIRSNGRVIAADLWNGGGGEPRIRMQYNSTSFAQPLESIFASALRLQERTAADHADPDRLIVATVSYERSRADIVASTLHRFVTQSMGQAAHLIRRAHPGNMRLYVLYGAIGFLIILLVAR; encoded by the coding sequence ATGACCGACCAAAGACTTCGATCATATCGCTGGTGGCTGGTCGGCTGCTCGGCGATCACCCTCGCGGTGGCACTCGCTGGGGGACTCCTCTCCGTCGCAAGCCTCATGGGACACATTTTTGTTCTCAACACGACCGAGTTGCTGCCAATCGCTGGCCTTCATCTCAGGTTAGGTGTGCTGTCGGCTCTCTTTGATCTGCTCACATCGTTCGTCGCGATCACCGTCGCCGCTTATATGGGCACCTACTTCTCACGGCATCAGGTGCCACGACTGACCCTGGTACTGATGCCGACCTTCCTCGCCGCGATGTTGTTGGTCCCCATGGCAGCGACCTACTTCGATTTCTGGTTCTTTTGGGAGACGATGGCACTCACCTCAGCCGCACTCGTCCTGGCACACTACAGCGACTCCAGCACTCGAGTGGCTGGGCTCTACTATATCGCCTACACCCAAGTTGGCTTCGCCCTGATCCTGGCCGCGACGGCGACGCTGAGTGTCAACTCCACCTCCGCCTTTTTGGATGGCCCCACCGCACAGCTTTTGCCGCTCTCGAACCTTGTCTTCATCCTCAGTTTGTTGGGTTTCGCCTCCAAGGCGGGACTCCTCCCGCTGAACTCCTGGCTCCCTCTCGCCCATCCTGCAGCGCCGACTCCGGTCTCGACCTTGATGAGTGCGAGCATGGTCAATCTCGGCATCTACGGCATCGTCCGCATCGACCTTATCACTCCTGGTCAGAGCTGGTGGGGGATACTGATGATGATCATCGGGCTCGCATCCGCAACCTATGGAGCACTCCATGCCCTTGTCTCCTCCGACATCAAGCGGCTCCTCGCCTTCTCGACGAGTGAGAACCTCGGTATCATTATCACCGCACTGGGGGCCTACGAACTCCTCCGAGCGACGCACTTCGTCGTCCTGGCAGAACTCGCCATAGCGGCCGCGATTCTTCATCTGATCGGACACGCTCTCTTCAAGTCACTCGCCTTTATCTCCTCCGGGCGACTCATCGACGATGCCGGCACACGCGATATCGACCATATGGGTGCGATGATTCATCGCTCACCACTCGCCAGTGCTGGTTTTGGCGTTGCCAGTCTCGGTGCCACCGGTCTTCCCCTTGGAGCTGGTTTCATCGGTGAGTGGCTCCTCCTGCAAGCACTCATCCACACGCCGTCAACCGCACCAATCCTTCTACGTGTGGTCATGCCGATCGCACTCGCCCTCCTCGCTCTGACCGTTGGCTTGAAGGTGGCGGCAATGACCAAGTCATTTGGCATCGGCGTTCTCTCCAGGCAACGGACACCCCACGTCAACACGGTACAGCGAAGGCGAGTGGCGGTTGTGCTCGACACCATCGTCATCTCCTTGCTCATAAGCGCGAACCTCGTCTTTGGGACCCTTCCCAACCTCGTGGACCCGCTCTATCAACGCGTCGCCACGCTACTGCTGCCCCAGGGAGTGCCGACCCACATCGGACTCTTTGTGACCCTCGCACCGCTCAGGGGAGGCATCTCCCCCCTTGCGATCCTCGTCGAAGTTGCCTGCTTCACCATCGCCGTGGGCATCCTCGTCGAAGGTCGGATACGGTCCAATGGGAGGGTGATCGCCGCTGATCTTTGGAACGGGGGTGGAGGAGAGCCTCGTATCCGAATGCAGTACAACTCCACCTCGTTCGCCCAACCGCTTGAGTCGATCTTCGCGAGTGCCCTTCGACTCCAGGAGCGCACCGCCGCCGATCACGCAGACCCCGATCGTCTCATCGTTGCTACCGTCAGCTACGAACGCTCACGGGCGGATATCGTCGCCTCAACCCTTCATCGATTCGTGACCCAAAGCATGGGTCAAGCCGCACACCTCATACGTCGCGCGCACCCCGGCAACATGCGCCTCTACGTACTCTATGGCGCCATCGGATTCCTGATCATCTTGCTGGTTGCCAGATGA